The Pleurodeles waltl isolate 20211129_DDA chromosome 10, aPleWal1.hap1.20221129, whole genome shotgun sequence sequence GACCTAGATCATGTTAGATCCCTAGGATATGACTCCCTTTAGTAGGCGTTCATGCTCCTTTGATAAGGATGAACGTTGGGGTATATTGCCTCAGTCCTAACACTAAACCCCCCACCTTCCTGAGGATGCCTGTGCAACCAGGATAGATCAGTCCAACGGATCGTTTATCTCCTTTGGCTAAAGGTAACAGAGGTATTTGTCTTCTTTCTGGGATTACTGAAGCCCCATTACTTCCCATTCTCCCTTTTATTCATTCACTGCTTTCCACTGGGTAAGTCTGGATTTAAGAGAGAGGTTAATAAGCTTGGCTATACAAACCTCTCAATTCCCAAGGCCTGCTGTCTTTCTCATAATCTTGCCACCAGTTTCGGCACCAGGGCTCCCCATGGAGTAGCAGTGCGGTTTACAAGTGGATGTGTTTATCATTATCATCAAGCTCACAATTTGGTAGTGCTGTCTATTCCTGACATGAAGTGCCTTGTTGGCCATGACACATGTAACAAGTTTGGCAAATATAAAACCTGCACCTACAAATACATTAGATGTGCAATACTGGGGGCCAAGATCCCTCAGTATTGTATGGTCAGTTCCAGGAGTGGTTCAGGACTAAATAAATGTATTCTTAGACAAgagtaaatgtattttatgtacatATTCATAGCATATGTTAAATACATTCTCTACAAACCAGTTGTCAGgtgcatatacatatttaaaagtgGCTTTTACTAAATTAGCATCACATTGCTGTCTAAAAATTAATTTCTGTTGTCATCCTCAGATGCCTTGGAATGCATGAAGTGTCCAGAGGGCCATTGGACATTAGGTGAAAAGGTCCGATGTGTACCAAAGGTTATTGATTTTTTGTCCTACAAGGAACTACTCGGTTTCCTATTGTCTTTAACCTCCATCTTCTTCTTCCTCAATGCTACTGGAATTTTGTGTATTTTCATTAGGTATCAGCATAGACCAGTGGTGAGAGCTAACAACCTTCATCTCAGTTATATTCTTCTGGTTGCCCTCATGCTTTGCTTCCTCTgtcccttggttttccttggccaGCCCAACAGAGTGACATGCATGCTCCGTCAGGTGATGTTTGGTGTATGCTTCTCACTTGCTGTTTCCTCTGTGATGGCTAAAACAATCATGGTGGTCATTGCATTTAGGGCTACCAAACCCAAAAGCAATTTCAGAAGATGGCTTGGATACAGGACTTCTTACACTATCATACTGAGCTGTACCGCTGTAGAACTGAGCCTTGGAATTATCTGGTTGGCAACGTCACCTCCTTTCCCAGAACTTAACAACAGTGCTGCCAGTTTGAAGATTGAAGCTGCCTGCAATGAGGGATCTATCCTGATGTTCTATTGCATGTTAGTATTTTTAGGATTTTTGGCATGTATAAGTTTTTGGATTGCTTTTCTGGCTCGAAATTTACCAAACAACTTCAATGAAGCCAAGTTCATCACCTTCAGCATGCTGGTGTTTGTCAGTGTCTGGCTCTGTTTTATCCCAGCTTATCTCAGCACAAAAGGAAAGTACATGGTAGCAGTAGAGATTTTTGCAATTTTGTCTTCTGGTGCTGGGCTTCTTTTTTGTATATTTGCACCCAAGGTTTACATTGTGTTTTTGAGACCAGAGACGaacacaagggattttttaaagaaaacattagcAAGACACATCTAAGCTGGTGAAATTAAGGCAAAGGCTTTTATTAGCTAAACTATTTGGACTGATAGATCTTAAATTCAAACTGTGATTGCTCAGATTCTCTTTGTGTGCATTTGTAGCATGGTCTGCGGCTGCTCTGGAAAATAAAGCGTTTAGTGCAGAAATAGTGTAAAGTATATAGAATTTCTCTATCGCTACTGCAAAGATGAGGTCGCCATTATGATACTGCAGTAGTGATTTTTGGATCATGCCGTCCTAATAATGTTGGAATTTCAAATTTGATAAACGTAACACGCTAGGTAGATGTCATTAATGAATACATTGATCCTCTAACCCATCTGTCTTCAGCTAAGAGAAATCTCCTTCGACATTAACTAGAGTTAATCTGTAATGTGTCATCTATCTTGTACAAAGTCACAATTATGTTTATTGTAAGAAACGTTACAAAGAAGATAAGAAGAAGGAATTAGTCACATTTACAAGTAATATCAGTTAATTATGGGAATCCTCACTGTAACAAAAAGATAGGTCAAAATGTACAAGATAAACAGAATAAAGTGAAATCCCTTATACATCGAAGATAGGTAAAACCGACACTCAATAATAAGTCAACTTTTTCAAAACtagttgtaaaggttttgcagcaggACTTAACTCCATGATATAGAAAACAGTACTTCTAAGTTTCTGCACATCTGGTTCCCATGAGTTATTAAAACTTGCAAAGTCTGCAAAAATCTCTTGAATTGTTTTGATTGTGTCATTCTAATCTGCATTCACTGATCAAGAAAAGTAAGAAATGCAGACGAATTATGCTTTaatgaaaaggatttgctgagattgTCATCCAAGTAGGATTTTTTAGGAGATTCACATCAGTCTATTAGGTAAATCTGTGTTCCTGAACCTTTGATATTCAGCATAATCTGCAGGTCACAAGCAGAGCATCAGCTGAGAGTTAAGTATTGtcttaaaaacaaatttagaagggtACTTTGAGCAGTTTCTGCTTCGAGATGTCTTAAAACCGAGTCCAGATATTTTGACAAGGGATTTTTGAACGGGTTcttcacataaaaaaaagaaatcgagtacaaaactgttttttaaaaatgaacatcTTCATGCCGAATTTTGTTTCACTAGTCTGAGGCAAATAGAAAATCTTTCTatgagtcttaggggcatatttatactctgcgctgattTGGCgtaatttttattgtttgctaattcagtgcaatcttatctatatatttatattttgatgctagactagtctaacatcaaaataatggagttaaagtaatttttgggatgtatgaaaccaccttgcgttaacgagatgcaaggtaggcgttcccgtcccaaaaatgactctaaagcgCTAGCGCCTTATTTAACCTCCTGTGCAAAAATTatgcacaggagggaggtgggcctaaataatggcaataagcctgcttagtgccattatttaacgcctgggtcagggcaggcgttaagggacctgtggacccatttccatggttgaacaccatggaaagagcccacaggtgccctccccaagccccaggaacaccccacccacaccagaggatgggggaccccccgttgcaggtaagtagggtaagtagagggaagtgttttaaatcttttttttaagtgccattagggccctgacatgggcccctgtacatggcaccgggtgcaatggccacgcccacg is a genomic window containing:
- the LOC138262363 gene encoding vomeronasal type-2 receptor 26-like; this encodes MTSSDTSSFLKVGIYNGRASRGLKLVVNESAIQWGGKYQGVPLSVCSNSCSPGYRKSAMIGRQVCCFFCVPCLDGSIANQTDALECMKCPEGHWTLGEKVRCVPKVIDFLSYKELLGFLLSLTSIFFFLNATGILCIFIRYQHRPVVRANNLHLSYILLVALMLCFLCPLVFLGQPNRVTCMLRQVMFGVCFSLAVSSVMAKTIMVVIAFRATKPKSNFRRWLGYRTSYTIILSCTAVELSLGIIWLATSPPFPELNNSAASLKIEAACNEGSILMFYCMLVFLGFLACISFWIAFLARNLPNNFNEAKFITFSMLVFVSVWLCFIPAYLSTKGKYMVAVEIFAILSSGAGLLFCIFAPKVYIVFLRPETNTRDFLKKTLARHI